DNA sequence from the Pedobacter sp. W3I1 genome:
CTCCGCTAACGATATCTCCATCGTTACGTTCATTCCGCCTTTTAAGTCTAAACCCAAATTAATCTCTTTCGCTTTTACCTCTTGATAAGTAAATCCAACGATAGGATAAACTTTCACGGTACTCATCGAATCTAAGTAAGCCTTTTCTTTGGCCAAATCACCCTTCGCAGCGTTTTTTGCGTCTTTTTCTACCTTGGATGCTACCAAAGTAAAAGAAAGTGCGTACGCACAAACGATAGCTAATACTATCGCTATAAACTTAATAAAACCTTTTCCTTGCATTGTTTGTTTAAAATAATTTGTCTTTCGCTGTTTTTTAACAAGTCGGCAAATCTAATTAAATTTTTAAATTATAGAACCCCTTAATTGATAATTTATTAACATTAATTTTTATCGGGCAATAATCTTATTTTTTGCCTGCTAACCGTTTTAATGAATACTCATGTTGTTATGCTGCCAAATGATTAGAAAAGCAGGTGCAGCGGCTTTTGGCTTTGGTTCGGTCCCGCTAATGTTTCTGCCGATGAAAAATCGGCATCCACGTATATCGGGTTTAGATTGCAGAGGCAGAAGTATTTGTTTGCATGAATAACTTATAAATAAGAGGCTTTGCGCACTTTGCGAAATTCTTTTCGTTCTTTGCGGTTAATTTGAGTTAAATCCTTTCTAAAACCTCAAAAGTATAATCGTATTTGTTCTTTTCGTCGGCTTGATGGGCTTCACTGCTAATCACTTTCCATTCGTTCCGGTCAATTTCAGGGAAAAAAGTATCTGCATCAAAATTGCGGTGGATGGTTGTTAAATAAAGTGTTTGTGTTTTTGGTAATGCTTGTCTGTAAATTTCAGCTCCGCCCACAATGAATACAGGTTTATCTTCCGTTTTGGTAATTGCTAAAGCTTCATCTAAGCTATTTACCACTTCAACTCCGTCTATTTTTAAGTCGGGATCTCTGGTAATCACAATATTCCTGCGGTTTGGTAACGGTCTGCCAACAGAATCAAAAGTTTTGCGACCCATTACCACTGTGTGCCCCGATGTAGTTTGTTTAAAGAACTTTAAATCGGCTGGCATGTGCCATAAAAGCTGGTTGTTTTTACCTATTGCAAAATTTTCGCCAACAGCTACTGCGATAGAAATATTATTCATTAGTAATAGTGAATTATGGAGTAGTTTAAAATAGATCAGAATGGGTTCCCAACCTGTCTAGGTAGATTTCTTTTTTAGTATCGTCCTGAAGCCAGGTCATCAACCAATCCCCTTTTATATGGCACTCCCAAAAGCCATTATAATCCCCACTTAAAATATGTGGTTTGTATTTTGGAGGCAGTTTCCCATTTTCTCTTAAGATTTTAAGAACTACCTCTAAACGGGAAATATCGTAATTGCGTTTTATGCAGCGTTTATAATCTTTTTTAAATTGATTTGAAAAAGATATATCGTACATAAATATTAAGAGTTAAGCTTTTGCATCAAATCCAAATGACTAGATGATTTTGTTAATTCTTCACCTTTGCTTGTTTTTTTCATTGACGCAATTGTGGTTTTATTCGGTTTTTTCTCCGTATCAGTATTAATGATAACCCCCAACTCTTGTAATAGCTGTTTAACTAAACTGCTTTTTTTTTCTGGTACGCTGATTGAAAAAGTTTCCATATACAAATATACTAATTCTATTAAACAGCAACAACAGCTTTAATATGCGGATGGGCTTCGTAGTTTTCTAAAGTAAAGTCCTCAAACTTGAAATCGAATATACTCTTCACTTCAGGGTTGATTTTCATGGTTGGCAATGCTTTAGGCTCGCGGCTTAACTGTAGGTTGGCCTGTTCTATATGGTTGTTGTATAAATGCGCATCGCCAAGCGTGTGAATGAAGTCTCCGGCTTCTAAACCGCACACCTGTGCTACCATCATGGTTAATAAAGCATAAGAAGCAATATTAAAAGGTACGCCCAAGAAAATATCGGCACTGCGCTGATATAACTGACAGCTTAATTTTCCATCGGCCACGTAGAATTGGAAAAAGGCATGACAAGGAGGCAAAGCCATATTTTCGATTTCAGCAACGTTCCATGCAGAAACAATAATCCTGCGCGAATCGGGATTGTTCTTTATCGTATTGATGATATTGGTGATCTGATCGATGTGCTGTCCCTCGGGTGTTGGCCAGCTTCTCCATTGCGAACCATAAACCGGTCCCAGGTTTCCGTTTTCGTCGGCCCATTCGTCCCAAATACGTACACCATTATCTTTTAGGTATTTAATATTGGTATCGCCGGTTAAAAACCAGATCAGTTCGTGTATGATAGATTTTAAGTGCAACTTTTTGGTCGTTACCATTGGGAAACCTTCCTGAAGGTTAAAACGCATCTGATATCCAAAAACGCTTATAGTTCCAGTACCGGTACGGTCGTGCTTTTGAGCGCCATGATCCAGCACATGCTGCATTAAATCTAAATATTGTTTCATACTGTTCTGATAATTTACAAATATCTAAAATTTATCAGGTGTTATAAATCATTTTATTGTTTAATTGTTAACATCGGTTACGTGTAGTCCCGGCGTGAAGCCGGGACCTACTGGTATTAAAATTCGTGACTTGTTTGTATGTTTGCAGCATGAGACGGTTGCTGGTTTCGGCACCATGGACTCACGACTTAAGACTCACGACTCAGGACTAACATGCTATCTTTTCCCAACGCAAAAATAAATCTAGGCTTAAATATCACCGAAAAACGTGCTGATGGTTATCACAGCCTCGAAACCGTTTTTTATCCGATCAATATTAAAGATTCGGTCGAAATTACCGATGCGGAGGTAACTTCGTGCAAAATTCATGGGATTGATATTCCTGGCGACCCGAACGATAACCTGTGTTTTAAAGCTTATCAATTGGTAAAAAAAGATTTTAATATTCCGGCGCAGCAGATCAATTTATTGAAAAACATTCCAGTTGGTGCAGGTTTGGGTGGTGGATCGGCAGATTGTGCTTTTCTGATCAAATTATTAAATGAGAAATTCAGTTTGGGAATGTCTGTTGATAGGATGGAAGGTTATGCCCGCCAGCTAGGTGCAGACTGTGCTTTTTTTATCGAGAGCAAACCTGTCTATGCATTTAATAAAGGTGATGAATTTGAAAAGTGTGAAATAGATTTGTCAGCCTGGTTTAAAGTTTTGGTAAAACCGCCTGTACATGTAAGTACGGCCGATGCTTATGCACATGTAAAACCGCAAAAACCTTTGCAATCGTTAAAAGAAATTATACATTTGCATCCAACAACATGGAAAAATAAGGTTATCAACGATTTCGAACCATCGGTATTCGCAAAGTATCCCCAAATTCGTCAAATAAAAACCAGTTTATACGATGCAGGCGCAACATTCGCTTTAATGAGTGGTAGCGGTTCGTCGGTTTTTGCACTTTTTAACCATCCGGTTAAGTTGCCAGAACTGGAAAAAAATAACTTAGTATTTTATGGCATTTAAGCTGGGGCGCATAGCGTTCGAAGAGCAAAATATTAGGGTATTAAATAATAAATTTAAATTAAGGTAGAAGGTTGGAAGGTAGAAGGCTTAGGTGGCTTGATACCTGATACCCAATACTCGATACTATTAATATGAACATAAATCTGATCCGCAAGAGCGGTAAATTTAATTTTGAAGCAGAAAACGAGAGCGGTTTTACTGTAGAGCTGGATGCAAAAGCTGCCATTGGTGGCGAAGGAAAAGGTTTCAGGCCTATGGAGATGTTGCTTATTGGATTAGGCGGCTGCAGTGGGATTGATATGGTAAATGTATTAACCAAGCAGAAGGAACCCCTTGAGGATGTTAAAATCGCGATAAATGCCACTAGAAAAGAGGAAGAAATGCCGCCGATTTTTGATGTAATTGATATTCACTTCGATTTATTCGGCGATTTAAGCGTTCAAAAAGTTGAGCGTGCACTACAAATGACCTTCGATAAGTATTGCTCAGTATCGAATATCTTAGGGCGCTCTGCAACAATTAATTTTACTTATAAAATAAACAAATAACAATGGCAGGGAGGATAAAGTAGAGAAGTATAAAGTAACAAGTAGCAAGTATCGAGAAGCAAATCTTAAAATTTATGATGACGGCTTTATTCTCGCACACATCTTGATACTTGATACTCAAATCTTGATACCCATCCCTTGATACTCAAATCTTGATACTTAAAAATGAAATCCGAAAATTTTGAAACCATAGCTATACGCACTCAAACCGAACGCAGTTTACACAAGGAGCATTCATCGCCAATTTACCTCACCTCAAGTTATAAGTTTGAAGATGCGGAAGAAATGCGTGCTTTGTTTGCTAATGAAAAGGAAGGAAATGTATATAGCCGTTATTCAAATCCAAATACATCAGAGTTCATAGAGAAAATGTGCCTGTTAGAAGGTGCCGAAGATGGTTTTGCCACTGCCACAGGTATGGCGGCGATTTTTACCACATTTGGTGCATTTTTAAAAAATGGCAACCACTTGGTTTCGAGCAGATCGGTTTTTGGTTCTACACATCAATTATTAACCAATGTTTTTTCTAACTGGGGGGTAACTTTCGATTATGCTGATTTAGATAAACCACAGGATTGGGAAGCCTTAATTAAGCCGAATACCAAAATGATTTTTGTAGAAACCCCATCTAATCCTGGTATCGATATTATCGACCTTGAATTTTTGGGCGATCTGGCTAAAAAACACAAGGTATTATTAGTCGTTGATAACTGTTTTGCTACACCATACTTACAGCGGCCGATTGAATTTGGTGCACACATTTCAATCCACTCAGCTACGAAATATATCGATGGTCAAGGCCGTGTGTTAGGTGGGGTTATCTTGGGTACTAAAGAGTTAATTGCTGATGTGATTGGTTTTGCCCGTCACAGCGGACCAGCGTTATCGCCTTTTAACGCGTGGATTTTATCAAAAAGTTTGGAAACTTTGGCCATCCGTATGGACCGCCATTGCGAAAATGCTTTAAAAGTTGCTGAATACTTAGAAAAACACCCGAAAATTAAACTGGTCAAATATCCGTTTTTACCATCGCACCCTCAATATGACATTGCCAAAAAGCAAATGAAACAGGGTGGTGGCATTGTAACCATAGTGGTTGAAGGTGGAATTGATGCTGCGCGTAAATTCATGGATGGCCTGCAAATGTTCTCGATCTCTGCAAATCTTGCCGATACCCGTTCAATTGCAACACACCCTGCTACCAGTACGCACAGTAAACTTACTGAAGAGCAACGCAACGAAGTGGGTATTGAACAAGGTTCAATCCGTTTATCAATCGGTTTAGAACACATCAACGATATTTTAGCTGATATTGAGCAGGCTTTAGCTTAATAAAGGCATAAATAGAAATAGGCTGTATCATAAATAATTGTCATCCTGAGCCTGTCGAAGGACTTGCTAAAAGCGTTTCGACAAGCTCAACGTGACAATTCGGATAGAATTTATAAATATGATACAGCCTCTTGTTCGGGTTAGAAAGACCCTGAAATAAATTCAGGGTGACGATCGTTTTAGAAAAAAAAATAGTTAAAACACCAAAAAGCAAAAACTAATAATCGAACTTAGGCTGTAACTATTCGTACTTTGAAAAATCTACAGCAAAAATACAGCGGTTAACCTGACTGCCATTTTGAGCTCCGGCATTCGGTTCAAATTCAGTTAAGCTCCATAAATATCCATATTGTGCTTCAAGATATAACGATTCAGCGCCGTATGGCCATCTGTAACGAACGGTATTGGTATCACCATCTGTATATCTTGCTAAACGGGCGGTCGATCCGTACGATTCGCTAGGCGATCCCGTGCAAGAAAGCCAGGTCCTGTTCCCTTTCCTAAAAACGCCTTGTATGCCATGCGCATGATCCGAAGTAAACAGACTGTTTTTTGGAATCACTGTTTGTATGCCCGAATTCTGCAATTCTCCTAATGAGTTTATCGGGAATCCGAATATTTTTGGAACAATAGATGCATCTGCACTTCCGGCATAATATTGTCCTGTCCATAATTGATTATTTTCGTAATTTACCTGTACGGTTGAAAAAGGACTTGCATCGTTAATTTTATAATAACCTATTTGTGGAAGGATGTATCTGTAATTAAAAGCGTAAAGATTTCCACTGGCATCTTTGCCACACTTATCATCAGTGCCTGTTCCTGTAGCTACTTCAATAATTTTGTCTAAATCAAATACCCTTAATCCTAAACTTGTACTGCTTAAATAAACTTTACCATTAAAGTAAGCTACACCACCCGCATGTACATTTAAGGGCGCATAAGTACCATATTGCGTATAATCAAGTGTGCCGGTTGGAAGTGTGGGCTGTACCAGTAAAATGTGCCTGTACGTTAAATAAGTACTCGAACTTGGGCTGATGTCGATAAGGGTTATTCTCGATCCTTTGCTCTCGGCAGCATCTTTGGCGTACCAGCTTACCAATAAATAGCGTACACCATTTCTGGAGAAACCAGCTATTCCCTGGGGGCGCCATATGGATGTAGTTTCATCATCTTCATTCCATCTAATACCTCTTGCCCTGTTTTCTTCAGGGACATTAAAGCCATATACCTCGGTGTAAGCACTGCCGCCAATAGCCTGGCGGTTTTTATCAATTTGTGTTGGATTTAAAAATGAAAAACCAGTGTTGATGTAGGCCGATGTGTTTGAATAGGCATTTACGCTTGCGGCAGCACTGGCTACTGCAGTGTTAGCCATTAGCATATTTTTCTTTTGGTTTGTTGTGCTAGCCTCCTCTTCAGGTAATTTGTTCTTTTTGCAGGAAAATGCGAAAAGGCAAGACGCTAATAGCATCCAGATGATGTTTTTTTGCATGGATTTATAAGTTTGATCGTTATGGTTAAATTTAAACAAGTTTAAAAGATCGATGTAAACTTAAAACCGAAATCGTGTTAAGGATTGGTTATGTTTAGTGCTGGGCATCTGGTATGGAATTCACAATTGTTTGCTCTAGACTTATGAAGTTTGTGCTGTGCGTAGGCCACTGAAACTTCTGAAGTCTTTAAACTTCAAAGTCTCAATGAAAAAACTAAATTCGTATGATGAATGATCTAGATTTTGTCCTTTCCGAATTAAAATCCATCAGTGAGCCTGAGTATTTAAAAAAGATGGCTCATTTTGGGATTGATATTTCCAAAGCTTTTGGCATCCGTGTACCGAATATCAGAAAGCTGGCCAAACAGATTGGTAAAAACCAAGAGCTGTCTGTACTACTTTGGGAAACCGGATTTCATGAAGCCCGGCTTTTAGCAACCTTTATTGGTGATTATAAAGAAGTAGGTGAAGCGCAAATAAATGCCTGGGCGAAAGATTTTAGCTCCTGGGATATATGTGATCAGGCTTGTGGAAATCTTTTCGTTAAAACGCCTTATTTTAAGCTGAAGGTTTTTGAGTTTGCTCAGGCCGAAGCAGAATTTGTGAAACGTACTGGTTTTGTGTTGATGGCCGAGGCAGCTGTACACCTTAAAAAAGAACCGGACGAAACTTTTTTAAGTTTTCTGCCAATTATTGAAAGGGAGGCTTACGATAACCGGAACTTTGTTAAAAAGGCAATCAACTGGGCACTGAGGCAGATCGGCAAACGAAATGCCTTCCTACATGAGCATGCCATTAAAACCTCAAATAATATCCTTGCCCAAAACAATAAAAAAGCAAACTGGGTAGCTTTAGATGCATTGAGAGAACTTAACAGCGATGCCGTAATGGCAAGGCACAATCGGTGATTGACTCAAGACTTAGGACTCTGGACTCCCGACTACTTTCTTACCCTACATCAATGCCTGGTAAACATCGCTGCTGTAAATTTGTATCATAAATAAGAAAGGAAATTTATGTCACAGTTTATTTTGCACAAAGAAAACACCCGCGGTCATGCTAATCATGGCTGGTTAAATGCACACCACTCGTTCAGTTTTGCAAACTATTACAATCCTGAAAGGATGCACTTCGGAGTTTTAAGAGTTTTAAATGATGACTTGATTGATGGTGGGATGGGCTTTGGCTCTCACCCACACGATAATATGGAAATTATTACCATTCCATTGGCTGGTGCAATTGCGCATAAAGATAGTATGGGTAATTCGGCTGTAATTAAAAATGGAGAAATTCAGGTAATGAGTGCCGGAACAGGTGTTAGCCATAGCGAGTTTAACGCAAATGCAGATGAGCAATTGAATTTATTGCAGATCTGGTTGTTTCCAAACAAGAAAAACGTTACACCACGTTACGATCAGCAAACTTTAGATGCTGCAGCGAGGCACAATAACTTCCAGCAGATTTTATCGCCAAATGCGGATGACGCCGGAGTTTGGATTCATCAGGACGCCTGGTTTTCGTTTGGTCAATTTGATGAAGGTTTTGAAGCCGAATACAAAATCAAAAAAGCTGGAAACGGTGTTTATGCTTTCGTAATCAGTGGAGAGGTAACTATAAACGGCCAGGTTCTAAGTAAAAGAGATGGATTAGGTGTATGGGATACCGATAGCATCAGTTTTAAAGCCAATACTGCAGATGCAGAGGTTTTGTTGATGGATGTTCCAATGGA
Encoded proteins:
- a CDS encoding dihydrofolate reductase; this translates as MNNISIAVAVGENFAIGKNNQLLWHMPADLKFFKQTTSGHTVVMGRKTFDSVGRPLPNRRNIVITRDPDLKIDGVEVVNSLDEALAITKTEDKPVFIVGGAEIYRQALPKTQTLYLTTIHRNFDADTFFPEIDRNEWKVISSEAHQADEKNKYDYTFEVLERI
- a CDS encoding type II toxin-antitoxin system YafQ family toxin, which produces MYDISFSNQFKKDYKRCIKRNYDISRLEVVLKILRENGKLPPKYKPHILSGDYNGFWECHIKGDWLMTWLQDDTKKEIYLDRLGTHSDLF
- a CDS encoding thymidylate synthase → MKQYLDLMQHVLDHGAQKHDRTGTGTISVFGYQMRFNLQEGFPMVTTKKLHLKSIIHELIWFLTGDTNIKYLKDNGVRIWDEWADENGNLGPVYGSQWRSWPTPEGQHIDQITNIINTIKNNPDSRRIIVSAWNVAEIENMALPPCHAFFQFYVADGKLSCQLYQRSADIFLGVPFNIASYALLTMMVAQVCGLEAGDFIHTLGDAHLYNNHIEQANLQLSREPKALPTMKINPEVKSIFDFKFEDFTLENYEAHPHIKAVVAV
- the ispE gene encoding 4-(cytidine 5'-diphospho)-2-C-methyl-D-erythritol kinase; this encodes MLSFPNAKINLGLNITEKRADGYHSLETVFYPINIKDSVEITDAEVTSCKIHGIDIPGDPNDNLCFKAYQLVKKDFNIPAQQINLLKNIPVGAGLGGGSADCAFLIKLLNEKFSLGMSVDRMEGYARQLGADCAFFIESKPVYAFNKGDEFEKCEIDLSAWFKVLVKPPVHVSTADAYAHVKPQKPLQSLKEIIHLHPTTWKNKVINDFEPSVFAKYPQIRQIKTSLYDAGATFALMSGSGSSVFALFNHPVKLPELEKNNLVFYGI
- a CDS encoding OsmC family protein, which translates into the protein MNINLIRKSGKFNFEAENESGFTVELDAKAAIGGEGKGFRPMEMLLIGLGGCSGIDMVNVLTKQKEPLEDVKIAINATRKEEEMPPIFDVIDIHFDLFGDLSVQKVERALQMTFDKYCSVSNILGRSATINFTYKINK
- a CDS encoding PLP-dependent aspartate aminotransferase family protein; translated protein: MKSENFETIAIRTQTERSLHKEHSSPIYLTSSYKFEDAEEMRALFANEKEGNVYSRYSNPNTSEFIEKMCLLEGAEDGFATATGMAAIFTTFGAFLKNGNHLVSSRSVFGSTHQLLTNVFSNWGVTFDYADLDKPQDWEALIKPNTKMIFVETPSNPGIDIIDLEFLGDLAKKHKVLLVVDNCFATPYLQRPIEFGAHISIHSATKYIDGQGRVLGGVILGTKELIADVIGFARHSGPALSPFNAWILSKSLETLAIRMDRHCENALKVAEYLEKHPKIKLVKYPFLPSHPQYDIAKKQMKQGGGIVTIVVEGGIDAARKFMDGLQMFSISANLADTRSIATHPATSTHSKLTEEQRNEVGIEQGSIRLSIGLEHINDILADIEQALA
- a CDS encoding DNA alkylation repair protein; the protein is MMNDLDFVLSELKSISEPEYLKKMAHFGIDISKAFGIRVPNIRKLAKQIGKNQELSVLLWETGFHEARLLATFIGDYKEVGEAQINAWAKDFSSWDICDQACGNLFVKTPYFKLKVFEFAQAEAEFVKRTGFVLMAEAAVHLKKEPDETFLSFLPIIEREAYDNRNFVKKAINWALRQIGKRNAFLHEHAIKTSNNILAQNNKKANWVALDALRELNSDAVMARHNR
- a CDS encoding pirin family protein yields the protein MSQFILHKENTRGHANHGWLNAHHSFSFANYYNPERMHFGVLRVLNDDLIDGGMGFGSHPHDNMEIITIPLAGAIAHKDSMGNSAVIKNGEIQVMSAGTGVSHSEFNANADEQLNLLQIWLFPNKKNVTPRYDQQTLDAAARHNNFQQILSPNADDAGVWIHQDAWFSFGQFDEGFEAEYKIKKAGNGVYAFVISGEVTINGQVLSKRDGLGVWDTDSISFKANTADAEVLLMDVPMEMN